The Streptomyces sp. RKAG293 genome includes a region encoding these proteins:
- a CDS encoding DUF6049 family protein, translated as MAALIAGASLFAGLLQVHAAPAAYATTAGTGSRTAQVSLESMDPVTPAKDGTITVDGTVTNTGRATITHAEAGLRVSSSSPLTSRSAISSAAARTGSTGDDGSLLNEYTAKLADIPSGTSSPFSLKVPVSALELGADGVYQLGVTLNGQTADEAYNHVLGIQRTFLPWYAKAEAKPTQFTFLWPLADRPHLAVRSDTDDQQSPIFLDDDLAADLAPGGRLQQMVELGRTLPITWVVDPDLLATVDFMTRSYRVLGPDGDIAHTTPGTGTENAKQWLNDLKSATAGHEVVSLPFGDTDIASIAHHGKDVPATLGHLKTATDLGVRTVDTILGLEPTANVAWPAEGAVDPSIVDVATAGGADNVIARSDSFGETGSLDYTPTSARPISGGTTAVVTDAVLSKAFAGDMTRASTAALAVQEFLSQTLMITLQAPTKQRSIVVAPQRMPTASQAQEMARGISAVGHSPWAQTISFDAATKAPADPAANHKVPGTSAYPDYLRKQEISTSAFQDIQRTQGQLNGFTVILSRKDRVTVPFTAAVLRSMSNAWRGDPVGAALFRNSIGSYLTDLMGSVHILDKTNLTLSGRSATIPVTVKNELGQAVTGLELRLTSSAQIRLDVGDPQPVTVEGGHTRSLKFPTKAGANGLAQVTAQLYTKDGVKYGDPISFNVKVTSITDTVMLVIAGGLLLLALAGVKMYNQRKRKAAAGAGGTDADGDDDGDAAGDGDDGTDGADGADGTGGADGVGESDGADRAEAGQPGDPAPDTAAENTDPSPPGEKVDR; from the coding sequence GTGGCCGCGCTGATCGCCGGGGCGTCGCTCTTCGCGGGCCTGCTGCAGGTGCACGCCGCACCCGCCGCCTACGCCACCACGGCCGGTACCGGATCGCGGACCGCCCAGGTGTCCCTGGAATCCATGGACCCGGTCACCCCGGCCAAGGACGGCACGATCACCGTCGACGGCACCGTCACCAACACCGGACGGGCCACGATCACCCATGCCGAGGCCGGCCTGCGGGTCTCCTCCAGCAGCCCGCTGACCAGCCGCAGCGCGATCAGCTCCGCCGCCGCACGCACCGGGAGCACCGGTGACGACGGCAGCCTGCTCAACGAGTACACGGCCAAGCTGGCGGACATCCCGTCCGGCACGAGCAGCCCCTTCTCCCTGAAGGTGCCCGTGAGCGCCCTGGAGCTGGGCGCTGACGGCGTCTACCAGCTCGGGGTCACCCTCAACGGCCAGACCGCCGACGAGGCCTACAACCACGTCCTGGGGATCCAGCGGACGTTTCTCCCCTGGTACGCGAAGGCTGAGGCCAAGCCGACCCAGTTCACGTTCCTGTGGCCGCTGGCCGACCGGCCGCACCTGGCCGTGCGCAGCGACACCGACGACCAGCAGAGTCCGATCTTCCTCGACGACGACCTCGCGGCGGATCTCGCGCCCGGCGGCCGGCTGCAGCAGATGGTGGAGCTGGGCAGGACCCTGCCGATCACCTGGGTCGTCGATCCCGACCTGCTCGCCACCGTCGACTTCATGACCCGCAGCTACCGGGTGCTGGGTCCTGACGGTGACATCGCGCACACGACGCCGGGCACGGGCACCGAGAACGCCAAGCAGTGGCTCAACGACCTGAAGTCCGCGACCGCCGGCCATGAAGTGGTGTCGCTGCCCTTCGGTGACACCGACATCGCGTCGATCGCCCATCACGGCAAGGACGTCCCCGCGACCCTCGGCCACCTCAAGACGGCCACTGATCTGGGGGTCAGGACCGTCGACACGATCCTCGGCCTCGAACCGACCGCCAATGTGGCCTGGCCGGCCGAGGGCGCCGTCGATCCGTCGATCGTGGACGTCGCCACCGCCGGCGGGGCCGACAACGTCATCGCGCGCAGCGACAGCTTCGGCGAGACCGGCTCGCTCGACTACACCCCGACGTCCGCCCGGCCGATCAGCGGCGGCACCACGGCGGTGGTCACCGACGCCGTCCTCTCCAAGGCGTTCGCGGGCGACATGACGCGCGCCTCGACGGCGGCCCTCGCGGTCCAGGAGTTCCTCTCCCAGACCCTCATGATCACCCTGCAGGCGCCGACCAAGCAGCGCAGCATCGTCGTCGCCCCGCAGCGCATGCCCACCGCGTCCCAGGCCCAGGAGATGGCCCGGGGCATCTCGGCGGTCGGCCACAGCCCCTGGGCGCAGACCATCAGCTTCGACGCGGCCACCAAGGCGCCCGCCGACCCGGCCGCCAACCACAAGGTGCCCGGCACCTCCGCGTACCCCGACTACCTGCGCAAGCAGGAGATCAGCACCAGTGCGTTCCAGGACATCCAGCGGACGCAGGGCCAGCTCAACGGCTTCACGGTGATCCTCAGCCGCAAGGACCGGGTCACCGTCCCCTTCACCGCCGCCGTGCTGCGCTCGATGTCCAACGCCTGGCGCGGCGACCCCGTCGGCGCCGCGCTCTTCCGTAACTCGATCGGCTCCTACCTCACCGACCTCATGGGCTCGGTGCACATCCTGGACAAGACCAACCTCACCCTGTCCGGGCGCAGTGCCACGATCCCGGTCACCGTGAAGAACGAACTCGGGCAGGCCGTCACCGGACTGGAACTGCGGCTCACCTCCAGCGCGCAGATCCGGCTGGACGTCGGCGACCCCCAGCCGGTCACCGTCGAGGGCGGCCACACCCGCTCGCTGAAGTTCCCCACCAAGGCGGGCGCGAACGGCCTGGCACAGGTGACCGCCCAGCTCTACACCAAGGACGGCGTCAAGTACGGCGATCCGATCTCGTTCAACGTCAAGGTCACGTCGATCACCGACACCGTGATGCTGGTGATCGCCGGCGGCCTGCTGCTCCTCGCGCTGGCCGGGGTGAAGATGTACAACCAGCGCAAGCGCAAGGCGGCCGCCGGAGCCGGTGGCACCGATGCCGACGGAGACGACGACGGCGACGCGGCCGGTGACGGCGACGACGGCACGGACGGTGCCGATGGTGCGGACGGTACGGGCGGTGCGGACGGCGTGGGGGAGAGCGACGGTGCGGACCGCGCCGAAGCCGGGCAGCCGGGTGACCCGGCTCCGGACACCGCCGCGGAAAACACGGACCCGTCCCCGCCGGGTGAGAAGGTGGACCGATAG
- the murJ gene encoding murein biosynthesis integral membrane protein MurJ, with translation MPYGDDATTQYVGVDDLVTHAAEEPPPYDAFAHLYRDQQPAAAPTGPTVVVPEPEQQAAPVPAPRSAGRGASILKSSALMAAGTLVSRLTGFVRTLVIAAAIGVATLGDSYAVAMVLPTMIYILTVGGGLNSVFVPLLVRAMKDDEDGGTAFANRLLTLVMVILGGIVTLTVIAAPLLVRMMSTKIADNPATFDVAVTFARYCLPTIFFMGVHVVMGQILNARGKFGAMMWTPVLNNIVVIFTFGMFIWVYGSYGTTNMDATTISPEGIQLLGIGTLLGLAVQSIAMLPYLREAGFKFRLRFDWRGHGLGHAAKLAKWTFFFVLANQAGLIVVTQLATWAGSEADKLGFQGTGITAYNNALLIWQMPQAIITVSVMAAVLPRISRAAHDGDSPAVRDDISYGLRTSAVAIVPAAFAFLALGVPMCSLLYAGTGTDSARNIGFILMAFGIGLIPFSVQYVVLRGFYAFEDTRTPFYNTVIVAAVNAAASAACFVVLPSRWAVVGMAFSYGLAYAVGVGVAVRRLRTRLGGDLDGKRITRTYARLTGACVPAALAAGVAVYGITRTLGSGASGSLVSLIVGGALLIGIFYIAAKRMRIEEMTAMVGMVRGRLGR, from the coding sequence ATGCCGTACGGCGACGACGCCACCACGCAGTACGTCGGGGTGGACGACCTGGTGACCCACGCGGCCGAGGAGCCTCCCCCTTACGACGCGTTCGCGCACCTGTACCGCGACCAGCAGCCCGCCGCGGCGCCCACCGGGCCCACCGTGGTGGTGCCCGAGCCGGAGCAGCAGGCGGCCCCGGTCCCCGCGCCCCGCTCCGCCGGCCGCGGCGCCAGCATCCTGAAGTCCAGCGCCCTGATGGCGGCCGGCACCCTGGTCTCCCGCCTCACCGGCTTCGTCCGCACCCTGGTCATCGCCGCGGCGATCGGGGTCGCCACCCTCGGCGACTCCTACGCAGTGGCGATGGTCCTGCCCACGATGATCTACATCCTCACCGTCGGCGGCGGCCTCAACTCCGTCTTCGTCCCGCTGCTGGTCCGCGCGATGAAGGACGACGAGGACGGTGGCACCGCCTTCGCCAACCGGCTGCTGACCCTGGTCATGGTCATCCTCGGCGGCATCGTCACGCTCACCGTGATCGCGGCCCCGCTGCTGGTCCGCATGATGTCCACGAAGATCGCGGACAACCCGGCCACCTTCGACGTCGCGGTGACCTTCGCCCGCTACTGCCTGCCCACGATCTTCTTCATGGGTGTGCACGTCGTGATGGGCCAGATCCTCAACGCCCGCGGCAAGTTCGGCGCGATGATGTGGACCCCGGTCCTCAACAACATCGTCGTCATCTTCACCTTCGGCATGTTCATCTGGGTCTACGGCTCCTACGGCACGACCAACATGGACGCCACCACGATCTCCCCCGAGGGCATCCAGCTGCTCGGCATCGGCACCCTGCTCGGCCTGGCCGTGCAGTCCATCGCGATGCTGCCCTATCTGCGCGAGGCGGGCTTCAAGTTCCGGCTGCGCTTCGACTGGCGCGGCCACGGACTCGGCCACGCCGCGAAGCTGGCCAAGTGGACGTTCTTCTTCGTCCTCGCCAACCAGGCCGGCCTCATCGTCGTCACCCAGCTCGCCACCTGGGCCGGATCCGAGGCCGACAAGCTCGGTTTCCAGGGCACCGGCATCACCGCGTACAACAACGCGCTGCTGATCTGGCAGATGCCGCAGGCGATCATCACGGTCTCCGTCATGGCCGCCGTGCTGCCCCGGATCTCCCGCGCCGCCCACGACGGGGACTCACCCGCGGTCCGCGACGACATCTCCTACGGCCTGCGCACCTCGGCCGTGGCCATCGTCCCGGCCGCCTTCGCCTTCCTCGCCCTGGGCGTCCCGATGTGCAGCCTGCTGTACGCCGGCACCGGCACGGACTCCGCGCGCAACATCGGATTCATCCTGATGGCCTTCGGGATCGGACTGATCCCGTTCTCCGTGCAGTACGTCGTGCTGCGCGGCTTCTACGCCTTCGAGGACACCCGCACCCCCTTCTACAACACGGTGATCGTCGCCGCCGTGAACGCCGCCGCTTCCGCGGCCTGCTTCGTCGTGCTCCCCTCCCGCTGGGCCGTGGTCGGCATGGCCTTCTCCTACGGGCTGGCTTACGCGGTCGGCGTCGGAGTCGCCGTCAGGCGGCTGCGCACCCGGCTGGGCGGCGACCTCGACGGCAAGCGCATCACCCGGACGTACGCGCGCCTCACCGGCGCCTGCGTCCCCGCCGCCCTGGCCGCCGGGGTCGCGGTCTACGGCATCACCCGGACGCTGGGCAGCGGGGCGTCCGGCTCGCTGGTCTCACTGATCGTCGGCGGCGCACTGCTGATCGGCATCTTCTACATCGCCGCCAAGCGCATGAGGATCGAGGAAATGACCGCGATGGTCGGAATGGTGCGCGGCAGACTCGGCCGCTGA
- a CDS encoding protein kinase family protein, protein MADRSTAAVGVANESGEPPPTVQQDGATPDETTDQNNPQDARDAPQDEAAAEQHKGDSKPPELHSGHKLARRYQLEECVTRLDGFSSWRAVDEKLRRAVGIHLLPADHARARQVLAAARSAALLGDPRFVQVLDAVEENDLVYVIHEWLPDAAALSDSLAAGPLEPHDAYQMVSQVSQAMAAAHREGLAHLRLSPGSILRTGSGQYRIRGLAVTAALRGLKSERPQREDTEAIGALLYASLTRRWPYEEDAYGLTGLPKAVGLVAPDQVRAGVHRGLSEIAMRALVNEGATASREESPCTTPEELARAVAGLPRIKPPEPDISPYQRTTYQQGPYRQPPATPRPAPAPPAPPPALPGRTGKVLKWAVSALLIAALGLGSWQLADTLMGREEQNKDDTGTSQRAGQDPSSAAPGTPLAISSASEFSPLDAPIAADKVAFAVDGKADTSWITSNYKGQSNFGNLPNRIQGSGIIVDLGSRRKVTGIDLTMWVPGQTVEVLAAAPDASQPTALAAFPQRFAPAAKAGSTVQVTAGQPVETRYVLIHITDLPPESGGGFRGGITEIKVLGNS, encoded by the coding sequence GTGGCGGATCGGAGTACGGCTGCCGTCGGAGTGGCCAATGAGAGCGGCGAGCCGCCGCCCACCGTCCAGCAGGACGGGGCCACACCCGACGAGACGACGGATCAGAACAACCCCCAGGACGCGCGGGACGCACCGCAGGACGAGGCAGCAGCAGAGCAGCACAAGGGCGACAGCAAGCCGCCGGAACTCCACAGCGGCCACAAGCTCGCCCGCCGCTACCAGTTGGAGGAGTGCGTCACCCGCCTCGACGGCTTCAGCAGCTGGCGGGCGGTCGACGAGAAGCTACGGCGTGCCGTCGGCATCCATCTCCTGCCCGCCGACCACGCCAGGGCGCGTCAGGTGCTCGCCGCCGCCCGTTCGGCCGCACTCCTGGGTGATCCCCGCTTCGTCCAGGTCCTCGACGCGGTCGAGGAGAACGACCTCGTCTACGTCATCCACGAATGGCTCCCCGACGCCGCCGCGCTCAGTGACAGCCTGGCCGCCGGACCGCTGGAGCCGCACGACGCCTACCAGATGGTCAGCCAGGTCTCCCAGGCCATGGCCGCCGCCCATCGCGAGGGACTGGCGCATCTGCGGCTCAGCCCCGGCTCCATCCTGCGCACCGGCTCCGGGCAGTACCGCATCCGCGGCCTCGCCGTCACCGCCGCACTGCGCGGTCTGAAGTCCGAGCGACCGCAGCGCGAGGACACCGAGGCGATCGGCGCGCTGCTGTACGCCTCGCTCACCCGGCGCTGGCCGTACGAGGAGGACGCGTACGGCCTCACCGGCCTCCCCAAGGCCGTCGGGCTGGTCGCTCCCGACCAGGTGCGTGCGGGGGTCCACCGCGGGCTGTCCGAGATCGCGATGCGGGCGCTCGTCAACGAGGGCGCCACCGCCTCCCGCGAGGAATCGCCCTGCACCACTCCGGAGGAGCTGGCCCGAGCGGTCGCCGGACTGCCCCGGATCAAGCCTCCCGAGCCGGACATCTCGCCGTACCAGCGCACCACGTACCAGCAGGGTCCCTACCGCCAGCCGCCCGCCACGCCCCGGCCGGCCCCCGCGCCCCCCGCTCCGCCGCCGGCCCTTCCCGGCCGCACCGGCAAGGTGCTCAAGTGGGCCGTCTCCGCGCTGCTGATCGCCGCGCTGGGCCTGGGCAGCTGGCAGCTCGCGGACACCCTCATGGGCCGCGAGGAACAGAACAAGGACGACACCGGCACCTCCCAGCGGGCCGGCCAGGACCCCAGCAGTGCCGCTCCCGGCACACCGCTGGCCATCTCCTCGGCCAGTGAGTTCTCACCCCTGGACGCCCCGATAGCGGCCGACAAGGTCGCCTTCGCCGTCGACGGCAAGGCCGACACCTCCTGGATCACCAGCAACTACAAGGGCCAGTCGAACTTCGGCAACCTGCCCAACCGCATCCAGGGCAGTGGCATCATCGTCGACCTGGGCAGCCGACGTAAGGTCACCGGCATCGACCTCACGATGTGGGTGCCCGGCCAGACCGTAGAGGTGCTGGCCGCGGCACCGGACGCTTCCCAGCCCACCGCCCTGGCGGCCTTCCCGCAGCGGTTCGCCCCGGCGGCCAAGGCCGGGAGCACCGTTCAGGTGACCGCCGGCCAGCCGGTGGAAACGCGCTACGTCCTGATCCACATCACCGACCTGCCACCCGAGTCCGGTGGTGGCTTCCGTGGCGGCATCACGGAAATAAAGGTCCTCGGCAACAGCTGA
- the sigM gene encoding RNA polymerase sigma factor SigM → MDDGSKPGEEASDADLLARHVAGDPDAFGEIVRRHRDRLWAVALRTLGDREEAADAVQDALVSAFRAAHTFRGQSAVTTWLHRITVNACLDRARKTASRRTSPVVDEDRFETLLEPHESAAAPAERGELHRELITALATLPPDQRAALVLVDMQGYPVAEAAAVLDVPTGTVKSRCARGRARLLPLLTHLRADQGSNADPGRGRNRTEGTSVPETATEKGGGGHQ, encoded by the coding sequence GTGGACGACGGCAGCAAGCCGGGGGAGGAGGCCAGCGACGCTGATCTCCTCGCCCGGCACGTCGCGGGAGACCCCGACGCCTTCGGGGAGATCGTCCGGCGCCACCGCGACCGCCTCTGGGCGGTCGCCCTGCGCACCCTGGGGGACCGCGAGGAAGCCGCCGACGCCGTCCAGGACGCTCTGGTGTCCGCCTTCCGCGCCGCCCACACCTTCCGGGGCCAGTCCGCGGTCACCACCTGGCTGCACCGGATAACCGTGAACGCGTGCCTGGACCGGGCGCGCAAGACCGCCTCCCGCCGCACCTCCCCCGTCGTCGACGAGGACCGCTTCGAGACGCTCCTCGAACCGCATGAGTCCGCCGCCGCCCCCGCCGAGCGCGGCGAGCTCCACCGCGAACTGATCACCGCCCTGGCCACCCTGCCTCCCGATCAGCGCGCCGCCCTGGTCCTGGTGGACATGCAGGGCTACCCCGTCGCCGAGGCCGCCGCCGTCCTCGATGTGCCGACCGGCACCGTGAAGAGCAGATGCGCGCGCGGCCGGGCACGGCTCCTTCCACTCCTCACTCATCTGCGCGCCGACCAGGGGAGTAACGCGGACCCAGGCCGGGGAAGGAACCGGACGGAGGGGACATCCGTCCCAGAGACGGCAACGGAAAAGGGCGGAGGTGGCCACCAGTGA
- the trxB gene encoding thioredoxin-disulfide reductase produces the protein MSDVRNVIIIGSGPAGYTAALYTARAALKPLVFEGSVTAGGALMNTTEVENFPGFREGILGPDLMDNMRAQAERFGAELIPDDVVAVDLSGDIKTVTDTEGTVHRAKAVIVTTGSQHRKLNLPNEDQLSGRGVSWCATCDGFFFKDQDIAVIGGGDTAIEEATFLSRFAKSVAIVHRRDSLRASKAMQERAFADPKISFVWDSEVAEIHGENKLSGLTLRSTKTGETSELPVTGLFIAIGHDPRTELFKGVLELDGEGYLTVDAPSTRTNIPGVFAAGDVVDHTYRQAITAAGTGCSAALDAERFLAALADAEKTA, from the coding sequence GTGAGCGACGTCCGTAACGTGATCATCATCGGATCCGGGCCTGCGGGCTACACCGCCGCGCTGTACACAGCGCGCGCCGCCCTGAAGCCGCTGGTCTTCGAGGGATCGGTCACCGCAGGCGGTGCGCTGATGAACACCACCGAGGTGGAGAACTTCCCCGGTTTCCGCGAGGGCATCCTCGGCCCGGACCTCATGGACAACATGCGCGCCCAGGCCGAGCGCTTCGGCGCCGAGCTCATCCCGGACGACGTGGTAGCGGTGGACCTCAGCGGTGACATCAAGACCGTCACCGACACCGAGGGCACCGTCCACCGCGCGAAGGCCGTCATCGTCACCACCGGCTCCCAGCACCGCAAGCTGAACCTCCCCAACGAGGACCAGCTCTCCGGACGCGGGGTCTCCTGGTGCGCCACCTGTGACGGCTTCTTCTTCAAGGACCAGGACATCGCCGTCATCGGCGGCGGCGACACGGCGATCGAGGAAGCGACCTTCCTCTCCCGCTTCGCCAAGTCCGTGGCGATCGTCCACCGCCGCGACAGCCTGCGTGCCTCGAAGGCCATGCAGGAGCGCGCCTTCGCCGACCCGAAGATCTCGTTCGTGTGGGACAGCGAAGTCGCCGAGATCCACGGCGAGAACAAGCTGTCCGGCCTGACGCTGCGCAGCACCAAGACCGGTGAGACCTCGGAGCTGCCCGTCACCGGGCTGTTCATCGCCATCGGCCACGACCCGCGCACCGAGCTGTTCAAGGGTGTGCTGGAACTGGACGGCGAGGGATACCTCACCGTCGACGCGCCCAGCACCCGTACGAACATCCCCGGTGTCTTCGCCGCCGGTGACGTCGTGGACCACACCTACCGTCAGGCGATCACGGCGGCCGGCACCGGCTGCTCGGCCGCGCTGGACGCCGAACGCTTCCTCGCCGCCCTCGCGGACGCCGAGAAGACCGCCTGA
- the trxA gene encoding thioredoxin produces MAGKTKIVTDATFAEEVLASDKPVLVDFWAEWCGPCRQIAPSLEAIAEEHADDITIVKLNIDENPVTAAKYGVMSIPTLNVYKGGEVVKTIVGAKPKAAIKRDLADFIGDAV; encoded by the coding sequence GTGGCCGGCAAGACCAAGATTGTGACCGACGCGACCTTCGCCGAGGAGGTCCTCGCCAGCGACAAGCCCGTGCTGGTCGACTTCTGGGCCGAGTGGTGCGGCCCGTGCCGGCAGATCGCCCCCTCCCTGGAGGCCATCGCCGAGGAGCACGCCGACGACATCACCATCGTCAAGCTCAACATCGACGAGAACCCGGTCACGGCTGCCAAGTACGGCGTGATGTCGATCCCGACGCTCAACGTCTACAAGGGCGGCGAGGTCGTGAAGACCATCGTCGGTGCCAAGCCGAAGGCCGCCATCAAGCGCGACCTGGCGGACTTCATCGGCGACGCCGTCTGA
- a CDS encoding GNAT family N-acetyltransferase: protein MGRRLVPLTLDNLSDLPKRCRACVFWELDPVSGEAAVQAGKPELEKEAWISAVLLEWGSCGRVVYVDDVPAGFVLYAPPAYVPRSMAFPTSPVSPDAVQLMTARIMPGYQGQGIGRVLVQTVAKDLVRRGVKAVEAFGDAKWAEPGCVLPADHLLAVGFKTVRAHPRYPRLRLELRSTISWKEDVEMAIDRLLGAVQKEPVLRPL, encoded by the coding sequence ATGGGGCGTCGGCTCGTTCCGCTCACGTTGGACAACCTCTCGGATCTCCCCAAGCGCTGTAGAGCGTGCGTCTTCTGGGAACTCGATCCGGTAAGCGGTGAGGCCGCCGTCCAGGCGGGCAAGCCGGAGCTGGAGAAGGAGGCGTGGATCTCCGCGGTCCTGCTGGAGTGGGGCTCGTGCGGCCGGGTGGTGTACGTCGATGACGTCCCGGCCGGCTTCGTTCTCTACGCGCCGCCGGCGTATGTTCCCCGCTCCATGGCCTTCCCCACCAGTCCGGTCTCGCCGGACGCGGTACAGCTGATGACCGCCAGGATCATGCCCGGGTACCAGGGGCAGGGCATCGGGCGGGTCCTGGTGCAGACCGTCGCCAAGGACCTGGTGCGCCGTGGAGTCAAGGCCGTCGAGGCTTTCGGCGACGCGAAGTGGGCCGAGCCGGGATGCGTCCTGCCGGCCGACCACCTGCTGGCGGTGGGCTTCAAGACGGTGCGCGCCCATCCGCGGTATCCCCGGCTGCGGCTGGAGCTGCGATCGACGATCTCCTGGAAGGAAGACGTCGAGATGGCGATCGACCGGCTGCTGGGAGCCGTCCAGAAGGAGCCGGTCCTCCGGCCGCTGTGA
- a CDS encoding ParB/RepB/Spo0J family partition protein — MSDRRRGLGRGLGALIPAAPSSAGTSPSAVPLLTADRSMLAATKVAGLNSRAHDAPPTVDIPVSRETEPDPPAAEAPAAPSAYFAELPIDSITPNSRQPREVFDEDALNELITSIKEVGLLQPVVVRQAGPERYELIMGERRWRACREAGLENIPAIVRATEDEKLLLDALLENLHRAQLNPLEEAAAYDQLLRDFACTHEQLADRIGRSRSQVSNTLRLLKLSAPVQRRVAAGVISFGHARALLSLEDGEDQDLLAHRIVAEGLSVRAVEEIVTLMNAEPQSAKKAVGPRAGRRVSPALTNLATRLSDRFDTRVKVDLGQKRGKIVVEFASIEDLERILGTMAPGEGKVLESRLDEESDDDVE; from the coding sequence GTGAGTGATCGACGCAGAGGGCTCGGCCGTGGTCTAGGCGCGCTGATCCCGGCGGCACCGTCATCGGCGGGTACATCGCCGTCCGCGGTACCGCTGCTGACCGCGGACCGGAGCATGCTGGCGGCCACCAAGGTCGCCGGTCTGAACTCCAGAGCCCACGATGCTCCGCCGACGGTGGACATCCCGGTTTCACGTGAAACAGAGCCGGATCCGCCGGCGGCCGAAGCGCCCGCGGCGCCGAGCGCTTACTTCGCCGAGCTGCCGATCGACTCGATCACGCCGAACTCGCGGCAGCCCCGTGAGGTGTTCGACGAAGATGCGCTGAACGAGCTCATCACGTCCATCAAGGAAGTGGGCCTGCTCCAGCCGGTCGTCGTGCGACAGGCCGGCCCGGAGCGCTATGAGCTCATCATGGGCGAGCGCCGGTGGCGGGCCTGCCGGGAGGCGGGTCTGGAGAACATCCCGGCCATCGTCCGGGCGACCGAGGACGAGAAGCTTCTCCTGGACGCGCTCCTGGAGAACCTGCACCGTGCCCAGCTGAACCCGCTGGAGGAGGCGGCGGCCTATGACCAGCTGCTGCGCGACTTCGCCTGCACGCATGAGCAGTTGGCCGACCGGATCGGGCGTTCGCGCTCCCAGGTCTCCAACACGCTGCGCCTGCTGAAGCTCTCGGCGCCCGTGCAGCGACGGGTCGCGGCCGGAGTGATCTCCTTCGGACACGCGCGCGCTCTGCTCTCCCTGGAGGACGGGGAGGATCAGGATCTGCTGGCGCACCGCATCGTGGCCGAGGGCCTGTCGGTCCGGGCGGTCGAAGAGATCGTCACCCTGATGAACGCCGAGCCGCAGAGCGCGAAGAAGGCCGTGGGCCCGCGGGCCGGACGGCGGGTCTCCCCGGCGCTGACCAATCTGGCCACGCGGCTGTCGGACCGTTTCGACACCAGGGTGAAGGTCGACCTGGGGCAGAAGCGCGGAAAGATCGTGGTGGAGTTCGCCTCGATAGAGGATCTGGAGCGGATCCTGGGGACGATGGCCCCCGGTGAAGGCAAGGTCCTGGAGAGCAGGCTCGACGAGGAGTCCGACGACGACGTCGAATGA
- a CDS encoding ParA family protein: protein MAGSVHCEPVVEESESLRSDANIAGPMTDPVPGPRSESFGGDVSRETLPPMDDTPIGRAAQLAVEALGRAGEGLPRPAQTRVMVVANQKGGVGKTTTTVNLAASLALHGARVLVIDLDPQGNASTALGIDHHADVPSIYDVLVESRPLSEVVQPVLDVEGLFCAPATIDLAGAEIELVSLVARESRLQRAIEAYEQPLDYVLIDCPPSLGLLTVNALVAGAEVVIPIQCEYYALEGLGQLLKNVDLVRAHLNPKLHVSTILLTMYDGRTRLAAQVADEVRTHFGKEVLRTSIPRSVRISEAPSYGQTVLTYDPGSSGALSYLEAAREMALRGAEGTNEHDQHSMSEGIQ, encoded by the coding sequence ATGGCAGGCTCTGTGCATTGCGAGCCTGTAGTCGAGGAGAGTGAATCCTTGCGGTCCGACGCCAACATCGCGGGGCCGATGACCGATCCGGTCCCCGGTCCCCGTTCGGAATCATTCGGGGGTGATGTTTCACGTGAAACATTGCCCCCGATGGACGACACCCCCATCGGTCGCGCCGCCCAGTTGGCGGTCGAAGCGCTCGGTCGGGCCGGCGAGGGGCTCCCTCGGCCGGCTCAGACCCGAGTGATGGTGGTGGCCAATCAGAAGGGCGGGGTCGGGAAGACCACGACCACGGTCAACCTTGCCGCCTCGCTCGCCCTGCACGGGGCGCGGGTGCTGGTGATCGACCTCGATCCCCAGGGCAACGCCTCCACGGCGCTGGGTATCGACCACCATGCCGATGTGCCGTCGATCTATGACGTCCTGGTGGAGAGCCGACCGCTCTCCGAGGTCGTACAGCCGGTCCTCGATGTCGAGGGGCTGTTCTGTGCACCGGCCACGATCGACCTCGCCGGTGCCGAGATCGAGCTGGTGTCCCTGGTGGCACGGGAGAGCCGGCTGCAGCGGGCCATCGAGGCCTATGAGCAGCCGCTGGACTATGTCCTCATCGACTGCCCGCCGTCGCTCGGCCTGCTCACCGTGAACGCCCTGGTGGCCGGTGCCGAGGTGGTCATCCCGATCCAGTGCGAGTATTACGCGCTGGAAGGCCTGGGGCAGCTGCTGAAGAACGTGGATCTGGTCCGCGCTCATCTCAACCCCAAGCTGCATGTATCAACCATCCTGTTGACCATGTACGACGGCCGGACCCGGCTCGCCGCTCAGGTCGCGGATGAGGTGCGTACCCACTTCGGCAAGGAAGTGCTGCGCACGAGCATCCCCCGCTCGGTCCGGATCTCGGAGGCACCCAGCTACGGCCAGACCGTGCTGACCTACGACCCGGGTTCCAGCGGGGCACTGTCCTACCTCGAAGCGGCGCGTGAGATGGCGTTGCGCGGCGCCGAGGGCACCAATGAGCATGATCAGCACAGCATGTCGGAGGGGATCCAGTGA